Part of the Streptomyces antimycoticus genome, AGGCGGGCATGGTGGCACGGGCCCCGTTGCCCAGCAGCTCGGGGGCGACGGGCACCTCGCGCCAGCCGAGGACGGTCAGGCCCTCCTCGGCGGCGAGCCGCTCGATGTGCTCGGCGGCGGCGACGCTCTCGGTCTCGCCCTCCGGGAGGAATGCGATGCCCACCGCGTAGGCACCGGCCTCGGGCAGCTCGAAGCCGGTCACACTGGCCCGCAGGAAGGCGTCCGGAACCTGGACCAGGATGCCCGCGCCATCGCCCGAGTCGGGCTCGGAACCGGTGGCGCCGCGGTGCTCGAGGTTCCTCAGCACGGTGAGAGCCTGTTCCACGAGCTCATGGCTGGCCTCGCCGGTGAGGGTCGCCACGAAGCCGACGCCACAGGCGTCGTGCTCATTGCGCGGGTCGTACATCCCCTGGCGGGCGGGGTGGGATGCGGAACGCATCGGCTCTCCCGTCGTCGTCATGGCATTTTGCGTGTGCCGAGGGACGACGTTGGCCCTCCGCGAGAATTTCGTGCAGGTTACATGATGGGTCGAATCTCGGGAAGCGGAAATTCCGTTCCATCATGCGGACACCCCAGGGGTGGGGCGATATCAGGCAATACGGGCAGTAGTGGATGGGGCGACCGACGTCGCCATAGCGCGGACCGGGCGACTCTGCCCAAGCGCTTCCGGCTTATGCCCGCCCGCAAAAGGATCGAAACCGAGGAGTAACGGCGTAGTTATGCGGCTCACCGTATGCCTGTCATCCTACGGCCGTTCCGAACAAAGCGCCCAGGGCATAGGTCACACCCGCCGCCGCGCCGCCCAGCGCCAGCTGCCGCAGCCCGCTGTACCACCAGGAACGGGCGGTCACCCGCGCCACCGCCGCACCACAGCCGAACAGCCCGATCAGCGCCAGCACCACGGCCGGCCACAGCGCCGTGGCGCCCAGCAGATACGGCAGCACCGGCAGCAGCGCGCCCAGCGCGAAGGAGCCGAACGAGGACACCGCCGCGACCAGCGGTGAGGGCAGATCGTCCGGGTCCACGCCCAGCTCCTCGCGGGCATGTATCTCCAGCGCCTGCTCGGGGTCACGGGAGAGCTGCTCGGCCACCTCACGGGCCAGCGCCGGCTCCACACCGCGCGACACATAGAGCGCCGCCAGCTCCTCCAGCTCGTCCACCGGGTGCTTGCGCAGCTCGCGCCGCTCCACCTCCAGCTCGGCCTGGACCAGCTCGCGCTGGGAGGCGACGGAGGTGTACTCACCGGCGGCCATGGAGAAGGCACCGGCCGCGAGGCCCGCCAGACCGGTGATCACGATGGTCTGCCGGTCCATGGCGCCACCGGCCACACCGGTCATCAGGGCGAGGTTGGAGACCAGTCCGTCCATGGCTCCGAAGACGGCGGGGCGCAGCCAGCCGCCGGTCACATCACGGTGGGTGTGGTTGTCGCGGTGGGCGATGTGCGGGGGCTCGGCGGTATCGATGACGGACATATGAAGATGTGCTCCCTTCGAGAAGGGTGTGGCGATGCGGCCTCACCCCAACGGTTCGAAGGTACGCACGAGTTACCCCCCTCCGCCAGCAAGGAAGGCCGAACTTACCTCGCTGACCTGCGGAAACGTAAAAAGGCCGCCGAATCCCGAGGGGTCCGGCGGCCTGTTGGACGCGACGCGACGCGCGTCAGAGCTTCTTGGAGGACTCCGCCTCGGCGGCCACCGCACCGGTCTCGTCCGCGCCACCGCTCCCGGCCGGAGCGCCGTCGCCCACCTCTGTGGCGGCAGCCGGGGCCGGTCCGCCGCTCGCGTCCGCGCCGTCCTCGACCGCGGCGGGCTCGACGACCTCCTCGCGGCCGGGGGACTTCTTCGCGGAGATCACCAGATAGGCCACCGCGGCCAGGAAGACCACGACGGACGTCCAGTTGTTGAGCCGCAGCCCGAGCACATGGTGGGCGTCGTCCACCCGGAGGTACTCGATCCAGAAGCGGCCCACGGTGTACGACGCGACGTAGAGGGCAAACGCACGGCCATGCCCCAGCTTGAAGCGGCGGTCCGCCCAGATCACCAGGAGGGCCACGCCGATGCACCACAGCGACTCGTACAGGAAGGTCGGGTGGTAGGTGCCGGCCACCCGGCCCGCGTCGGCGTCGCCGTCGATCTTCAGCGCCCACGGCAGGGTGGTCTCCTTGCCGTACAGCTCCTGGTTGAACCAGTTGCCCCAGCGGCCGATCGCCTGGGCGAAGGCGATGCCGGGCGCGATGGCGTCCGCGTAGGCCGGGAGCGGGATGCCCCGGCGGCGGCAGCCGATCCAGGCGCCCAGCGCGCCCAGCGCGATGGCCCCCCAGATCCCGAGGCCGCCCTGCCAGATCTTGAAGGCGTCCACCCAGTCACGGCCGTCGGTGAAGTACAGCTCGTAATCGGTGATGACGTGGTAGAGGCGGCCTCCGACCAGGCCGAAGGGCACCGCCCAGACGGCGATGTCGGCAACGGTGCCGACGCGGCCGCCCCGGGCGACCCAGCGCCGCCCGCCGAGCCAGACCGCGACGAAGACGCCGATGATGATGCAGAAGGCATAGCCGCGCAGCGGGACCGGACCGAGATAGATCACGCCGGACGACGGGCTGGGGATGTAAGCGAGGAGGTCCATGACAGGACCGACGCTACCGTGCCGGGCGGGAGATGCGGCAACCCACCCGGCAACGGCTGCGTAACAAGGATCAGTCCCGGGCCGCCGCGAGGACCATGCGCTTGAGCTTGTTGGGGCTCAGCGGCTTGTCGGGGTCGCCGTACACGGACTTCCCGCCCAGCAGCACCGTCGGCGTGGACGCATAGCCGGAGTGGGCGAAGACATCGTTGGACTTGCGCACCCAGGCGTCGTGCCGGCCCTCCTCGACACACTTCCGGAAGGCGGCGGTGACCAGCCCGGGGACCTGGTCCGCGAGCTTGATCAGCCGGGCGTTCTTCGCGTAGCTGTCCCGGGTCTCCGCGGGCTGATGGCGGTAGAGCACATCGTGGTACGCCCGGAACTTCCCGGCGCCCTGGTCCTGGGCACAGGCCGCCGCGTTCGCCGCGCGGACCGAACCGGTGCCGCCGAGGTTTCCGTCGATGATCGTCACCAGGTGGTACTCGACCTTCATCCGGCCCTGGTCCTGCAGCTCATGGACGGTCTTGCGGAAGACGTCCTCGAACTGCTTGCACCCCGGGCAGCGGAAGTCCTCGTACACCGTCAGGGTCACCGGGGCCGGCTTCCCGGCCTTGTCCGCCCGCCCGGCCTTCCCCGCCTTGCCCACCGTCCCCGAGGGGATCACCAGGCGCCCCTTGCCGACCGCTCCGCGCGGTGGCACCACGGAGCTGCCCGACTTGCCCGAGTCGTCTTCGGTCCTGGAGGCGACCATGCCGACCCCCACGGCCCCGGCGAGGACGGCCACCACCGCCCCCAGGACGCCCAGCGTCCGCTTCCGCTTCGCACGCGACCGCTCCCGCTCGCGCTGTTCCCTCAGGCGCTCTCGGGCGCCGCGCTTTCCCTCACGGTTTCTCTGACTCACGCCCTCGCCAACGAGGCGGAGGAGCACCGCTGAGCTCCTCCGCCCCGTTCTTCCCTCTAACGAGCGACCCTCCAACGGGCGAGTCGCTAGCGGGCGGCGCGCACGCCTTCCGCCAGCTCACCCGCGAGCTCGCGCAGCCCCGCCAGACCGGCCTCGGTGTCACCCTCGGCGTCCAGCAGCCGCTTGACGAAGGCCGAGCCCACGATGACCCCGTCGGCGAACGCCGCTACCTCGGTGGCCTGAGTGGCGTTGGAGACGCCGAGCCCCACGCACACCGGGAGCGTGGTGGTGCGGCGGGTGCGCTCCACCAGCTCGCGCGCCTCCTGGCCCACCGATTCCCTCGTTCCGGTGACGCCCATCAGGGACGCCGCGTAGACGAAACCGCTGCCCGCCGCCGTGATCTTCGCCAGCCGCTCATCACGGCTGCTGGGCGCGACCACGAACACGGTCGCCAGACCGTGCTGCCCGGCGGCCTTCCGCCAGATCTCCGACTCCTGGACCGGCAGATCGGGCAGGATGCAGCCCGCGCCGCCCGCTTCGGCGAGATCGGCGGCGAACCGCTCGACGCCGTACCGGTCCACCGGGTTCCAGTACGTCATGCACAGGATCGGGGCGCCCGTCCGGGCGTGCACCTCCCCCACCGTGCAGATCACATCGCGGATCTTGACCCCGCCGCGCAGCGCGATGTCGTCGGCGGTCTGGATCACGGGCCCGTCGAGGACCGGGTCGCTGTGCGGCAGCCCGACCTCGATGATGTCGCAGCCGCCCTCGATCATGGCGGTCATCGCGTCCACCCCGCCGTCGACGGAGGGGAAACCGGCGGGCAGATAGCCGACGAGCGCGGCGCGCCCCTCGTCCTTGGCGGCCGCCAGGACGGATCCCAGCAGTTCCAGATTCCCGGCCATCACTTCGCTCCCTGGTCGCTCTGCTGGTCGTAGAGCCCGAAGTACCGAGCCGCCGTGTCCATGTCCTTGTCGCCGCGCCCGGAGAGGTTGACCAGCACCAGGCCGTCGCTCCCCAGCTCACGGCCGAGGTCCAGGGCGCCCGCCAGCGCGTGGGCGCTCTCGATCGCCGGGATGATGCCCTCGGTCTCCGAGAGCAGCCGCAGCGCCCGCATCGCCTCGTCGTCGGTGACCGCCCGGTACTCGGCGCGGCCGATGTCCTTCAGATACGCGTGCTCCGGCCCGACGCCGGGGTAGTCGAGACCGGCCGAGATCGAGTACGGCTCGGTGATCTGGCCGTCCTCGTCCTGGAGCACGAACGACCGGGAGCCGTGCAGGATCCCGGGCTCGCCCTGGCTCAGCGTGGCCGCGTGCTCCCCGGTCTCCACACCGTGTCCGGCGGGCTCGAAGCCGACGATGCGCACGCTCTCGTCCGGCAGGAAGGCGTGGAACAGCCCGATCGCGTTGGATCCGCCGCCCACACAGGCCGCGACCGCGTCCGGCAGCCGCCCGGTCCGCTCCAGGATCTGCCGCCGCGCCTCCACGCCGATCACCCGGTGGAAGTCGCGCACCAGCGCCGGGAAGGGGTGGGGGCCGGCCACCGTACCGAAGAGGTAGTGGGTGCGGTCCACATTGGCGACCCAGTCCCGGAACGCCTCGTTGATGGCGTCCTTCAGCGTGCGGCTGCCGGACGTCACGGAGATGACCTCGGCGCCCAGCATCCGCATCCGCGCCACATTGAGCGCCTGCCGCTGGGTGTCGACCTCGCCCATGTAGATGGTGCATTCGAGCCCGAACAGCGCACATGCGGTGGCCGTGGCCACGCCGTGCTGACCGGCGCCGGTCTCGGCGATGACCCGGGACTTGCCCATGCGCCTGGTGAGCAGGGCCTGCCCCAGCACATTGTTGATCTTGTGGGAGCCGGTGTGGTTGAGGTCCTCCCGCTTGAGGAAGACCCGGGCGCCCCCGGCGTGCTCGGCGAACCGCTGCACCTCGGTCAGCGCACTGGGCCGGCCGGTGTAGTTGACCAGCAGATCCTCGAGCTCGGCCGCGAAGGCGGGATCCGTCTTGGCCTTCTCGTACTCGGCCGCGACCTCGTCGACGGCGGCGACGAGCGCCTCGGGGATGAACTTGCCGCCGAAGGCGCCGAAATAGCCCTCGGCGCTGGGCACTCGACCCTCCGGGTCGGGGATGAAGAAATCAGAGGACATGGGTGGTACTCCTCGATCGGGGCAGCGCCCCGCAACGGATGTGATGGGTGGAAAAGCCATGGCCCGCCGGGCAGAACGCCCCGGATACGGCCCACGGCTACGGCCTGCAGCGCACTCTCAGCGCGTTGCCGTCCGACGCCATCGCCGCCCGTTGATCTGCCCCGGCTCACATCCGATGTGGTAACGCACGCGCCGCCCCCGCACCCGCCTCGCGGGCGCGCGGCAGCCCCGGGGCCGACAGCCCCGGGCCAGGCGCGCGTACGTCTCCACGGTCCGCCGGTCCCGTCTCGTCAGTCCCGGCCGTGGCGCAGCGCCGGGTGGGCGCCCGCCGCCACCAGATCGGCCACCGCGGCCTTGGGGTCGCGCCCGGTCACCAGGGACTCGCCGACCAGCACCGCGTCCGCGCCGTCGTTCGCGTAGGCGATCAGGTCGTGCGGACCGCGCACCCCCGACTCCGCGATCTTGACGATGTGGTCCGGGATCTCCGGTGCGACGCGTGCGAAGGTCGAGCGGTCCACCTGGAGGGTCTTGAGGTCGCGCGCGTTGACGCCGATCACCCGGGCCCCGGCGTCGACCGCCCGGCCGACCTCGTCCTCGTCGTGCACCTCGACCAGCGGCGTCAGCCCGATCGACACGGCCCGCTCGATGAGCGAGACCAGCGCCTCCTGCTCCAGCGCGGAGACGATCAGCAGGATGACGTCGGCGCCGTACGCCCGCGCCTCCCACAGCTGGTAGGAGGTGACGATGAAGTCCTTACGGAGCACCGGAATGTCGACCTTGGCCCTTACGGCTTCCAGGTCGGCCAGCGAGCCGCCGAAGCGCCGCTGCTCGGTCAGCACACTGATGACGGATGCGCCGCCCGCCTCGTAATCGGCGGCGAGCCCCGCGGGGTCGGCGATCGCGGCGAGCGCGCCCTTGGACGGGCTGGACCGCTTGACCTCGCAGATCACCTTGACGCTGTCGCCCTTGAGCGCCGCGACACCGTCCTTCGCCGGCCGGGCCTTGGCCGCCCGCTCCTTGAGCTCGTCGAGGGTGACGCGCGCCTGCCGCTCCGTGAGGTCGGCACGGACTCCGTCGATGATCTCGTCGAGCACACTCATCGAGCGGGCCCCCTTCCGTGACGGGGATGAAGCTGGCTTTGAATCCGCCGGATGAGGCGGCATGCCGCCTCACCTGGCACTGCGATGGTAGCCGCCAGGAGGCCGAGGTCTCGCATCCGGTTGACGCGGACGGCCCCCACATGCACATACACAACAGCGGTCACGGCGTCAGTAGTCCCCGGAACGGGAAATTCCGGATGAGGGTGAAGATCAGGGCCACCGCGCCGAGCGCCGCCGCATGCCACGGCCGCGCCGCCGGGAAGCGTCCGCGCACACACCACACCACCCAGCAGACGGCGAAGAGCGCGTAACAGCCGACGGCGAGGGCGTTGTCACGCAGCGCGGCCGCCAGATCGCCGTGGGCCAGGGCGTGGGCGCCGCGCAGCCCGCCGCAGCCGGGGCAGTACAGCCCGGTGAACCGCAGCAACGGGCAGACGGGGTAGTGACCGGGCTCCCGGGGGTCGACGACGCCGACGTAGCCGAAGGCGGCGAGAACGCCCGCGAGCACCCCGAAAGGTGCCGCGAGACGCCGCGCCACGGGGGCCGGGGCGGCCGGCAGTGGTTCGGTCACACCGCCAAGTCTCCCCCGGGATCCACGAAGGCGCAGCTCAGGGCCGATGCGCCGGCCTCCGTACGGCTCAGTGCCGAGCGCGGTGGAGGCGGGCGCGGCCCCGGGCCGCGCCCGGGCTCACTGCTGGGTCTGTGCCTGCGCCTGCGCCGTGGGCTGCGGCTGCGGGAGCGAGTGCTGCGCCTTGGGCAGGCCCAGCCCGGCCGCGCGCATCGCCGCGCCGACGACACCGCCGAGGACGATGATCACCATGCCGACCCAGAAGCCGAGCGGGTTGGCCGCCACGGTGAACGCGCCGGCGACGCAGAAGCCGATGAAGGCGATGGTGACACCGGTCCAGGCGGCCGGGGTGTGTCCGTGGTTGTGACCCGCCATGAATTCTCCTCGTAGCTGTACTGCGCCTGGTCCGGGCGCTCGGGGGCGAACGCTCCCAGGCCATTGTCCCCGACGCGCGAAATGCCCTTGAGCGGGGGTGGACATTGCGGTCCGAGACCGGACGGGGGCGCGAAGAAGCTGCTAGGCGCCCCGCTCGGCGTCCTGCCGCGCCGGGGCCTGGGTCGGGTCCTCGCCCCGGTCCAGGGCCTTCCACAGCTCCTCGGGGCGGTCCGGGTCGGGGGCGGGGCCGCCGCGCCGGGTGCGGGCCCGGCCCGCGGTGCCCGCGGTGCCCGCGCGCTCGTACCGGCCGGACATGGCCGGCCAGTGGCGGCCGTAGCCCAGGGCGAGCACGCCCGCGAGCAGCAGCAGCACGCCGCCGGCCGCGGCGACCCACGGCCAGGGGGTGTACGCCACGTCGTGGATGGGGCTGTGGGTCAGACCGCTCACCTTGGACGCCTTCTCCTCCAGCGCCGCCTTGTCGGTCGCGCCGAGGGCCGAGCTGACGACGATGCCCGCGCCACTGAGGGCGAGCAGCGCCGAGACGGCGCCACGGCCGAGGCCGCGCACGGCGAAGATCGCGACCAGCGCGGCGAGGCCGACGATCGCCAGCGCACCGGGCAGCCCGGTGATGTCATCGCCGTTGGCGCTCTGCGGGAGAGAGCCCTGGGCGACGGAGGCGGTGCCCTCGGCCCACTTGCGGCTGGTGGCCAGCAGGACGAGGGCGGCGCCGAGCGCACCGGCGAGCAGGGCGATGGCAAGGCTGCTTCGGCGGCCGCGCGCGGCGGGGGCGGAGGGCTCGTTCTCGGCCCTTGGCTGGGGTACGGCTGCTGCAGTCACGCCTACCACTATCCCCCACCCGGGTACGGGACCGTCCTCGGGTGGGGATATGGGAACTACCGGGAACTACCGCCCCAGCCGGCCCGCCGCATGCACCGCCCGCAGCACCGCCGCCGCCTTGTTGCGGCACTCCGCGTCCTCGGCGGCCGGCTCGGAGTCGGCGACGATCCCCGCGCCCGCCTGGACATAGGCCGTGCCCTCGCGCAGCAGCGCGGTACGGATGGCGATCGCGGTGTCGGAGTCGCCCGCGAAGTCGAGATAGCCGACACAGCCGCCGTAGAGCCCGCGGCGGCTCGGCTCCAGCTCCTCGATGATCTGCAGCGCCCGCGGCTTG contains:
- a CDS encoding DUF2752 domain-containing protein, which gives rise to MTEPLPAAPAPVARRLAAPFGVLAGVLAAFGYVGVVDPREPGHYPVCPLLRFTGLYCPGCGGLRGAHALAHGDLAAALRDNALAVGCYALFAVCWVVWCVRGRFPAARPWHAAALGAVALIFTLIRNFPFRGLLTP
- a CDS encoding HGxxPAAW family protein, coding for MAGHNHGHTPAAWTGVTIAFIGFCVAGAFTVAANPLGFWVGMVIIVLGGVVGAAMRAAGLGLPKAQHSLPQPQPTAQAQAQTQQ
- a CDS encoding DsbA family protein, coding for MSQRNREGKRGARERLREQRERERSRAKRKRTLGVLGAVVAVLAGAVGVGMVASRTEDDSGKSGSSVVPPRGAVGKGRLVIPSGTVGKAGKAGRADKAGKPAPVTLTVYEDFRCPGCKQFEDVFRKTVHELQDQGRMKVEYHLVTIIDGNLGGTGSVRAANAAACAQDQGAGKFRAYHDVLYRHQPAETRDSYAKNARLIKLADQVPGLVTAAFRKCVEEGRHDAWVRKSNDVFAHSGYASTPTVLLGGKSVYGDPDKPLSPNKLKRMVLAAARD
- a CDS encoding VIT1/CCC1 transporter family protein, which gives rise to MSVIDTAEPPHIAHRDNHTHRDVTGGWLRPAVFGAMDGLVSNLALMTGVAGGAMDRQTIVITGLAGLAAGAFSMAAGEYTSVASQRELVQAELEVERRELRKHPVDELEELAALYVSRGVEPALAREVAEQLSRDPEQALEIHAREELGVDPDDLPSPLVAAVSSFGSFALGALLPVLPYLLGATALWPAVVLALIGLFGCGAAVARVTARSWWYSGLRQLALGGAAAGVTYALGALFGTAVG
- the trpB gene encoding tryptophan synthase subunit beta, which codes for MSSDFFIPDPEGRVPSAEGYFGAFGGKFIPEALVAAVDEVAAEYEKAKTDPAFAAELEDLLVNYTGRPSALTEVQRFAEHAGGARVFLKREDLNHTGSHKINNVLGQALLTRRMGKSRVIAETGAGQHGVATATACALFGLECTIYMGEVDTQRQALNVARMRMLGAEVISVTSGSRTLKDAINEAFRDWVANVDRTHYLFGTVAGPHPFPALVRDFHRVIGVEARRQILERTGRLPDAVAACVGGGSNAIGLFHAFLPDESVRIVGFEPAGHGVETGEHAATLSQGEPGILHGSRSFVLQDEDGQITEPYSISAGLDYPGVGPEHAYLKDIGRAEYRAVTDDEAMRALRLLSETEGIIPAIESAHALAGALDLGRELGSDGLVLVNLSGRGDKDMDTAARYFGLYDQQSDQGAK
- a CDS encoding TIGR02234 family membrane protein → MTAAAVPQPRAENEPSAPAARGRRSSLAIALLAGALGAALVLLATSRKWAEGTASVAQGSLPQSANGDDITGLPGALAIVGLAALVAIFAVRGLGRGAVSALLALSGAGIVVSSALGATDKAALEEKASKVSGLTHSPIHDVAYTPWPWVAAAGGVLLLLAGVLALGYGRHWPAMSGRYERAGTAGTAGRARTRRGGPAPDPDRPEELWKALDRGEDPTQAPARQDAERGA
- the trpA gene encoding tryptophan synthase subunit alpha, which produces MAGNLELLGSVLAAAKDEGRAALVGYLPAGFPSVDGGVDAMTAMIEGGCDIIEVGLPHSDPVLDGPVIQTADDIALRGGVKIRDVICTVGEVHARTGAPILCMTYWNPVDRYGVERFAADLAEAGGAGCILPDLPVQESEIWRKAAGQHGLATVFVVAPSSRDERLAKITAAGSGFVYAASLMGVTGTRESVGQEARELVERTRRTTTLPVCVGLGVSNATQATEVAAFADGVIVGSAFVKRLLDAEGDTEAGLAGLRELAGELAEGVRAAR
- the lgt gene encoding prolipoprotein diacylglyceryl transferase; its protein translation is MDLLAYIPSPSSGVIYLGPVPLRGYAFCIIIGVFVAVWLGGRRWVARGGRVGTVADIAVWAVPFGLVGGRLYHVITDYELYFTDGRDWVDAFKIWQGGLGIWGAIALGALGAWIGCRRRGIPLPAYADAIAPGIAFAQAIGRWGNWFNQELYGKETTLPWALKIDGDADAGRVAGTYHPTFLYESLWCIGVALLVIWADRRFKLGHGRAFALYVASYTVGRFWIEYLRVDDAHHVLGLRLNNWTSVVVFLAAVAYLVISAKKSPGREEVVEPAAVEDGADASGGPAPAAATEVGDGAPAGSGGADETGAVAAEAESSKKL
- the trpM gene encoding tryptophan biosynthesis modulator TrpM; this translates as MTRRDRRTVETYARLARGCRPRGCRAPARRVRGRRVRYHIGCEPGQINGRRWRRTATR
- the trpC gene encoding indole-3-glycerol phosphate synthase TrpC, encoding MSVLDEIIDGVRADLTERQARVTLDELKERAAKARPAKDGVAALKGDSVKVICEVKRSSPSKGALAAIADPAGLAADYEAGGASVISVLTEQRRFGGSLADLEAVRAKVDIPVLRKDFIVTSYQLWEARAYGADVILLIVSALEQEALVSLIERAVSIGLTPLVEVHDEDEVGRAVDAGARVIGVNARDLKTLQVDRSTFARVAPEIPDHIVKIAESGVRGPHDLIAYANDGADAVLVGESLVTGRDPKAAVADLVAAGAHPALRHGRD